One genomic region from Leifsonia poae encodes:
- a CDS encoding RNA polymerase sigma factor, protein MSEARRVVDALWRIESARIVGALARYTRDFALAEDVAQEALAEALVSWETAGIPDDPSAWLLAVGRRRAIDSFRRRAGRDERYALLARDLDSSTPGADALFDPDAIDDDVLRLIFTACHPLLSREARIALTLRVVGGLTSEEIARAFLVPVATVQARITRAKKALAAAAVPFVVPGPAERAERLGSVLSVIYLIFSEGSSASSGDEWMRNELAQEARRLARILVQLVPDPEVFGLLALLELTAARFPARVDARGRPVLLDDQDRQRWDRSAIQRGRAALRQANASERGLGAYGLQASIAECHAMAPSVGETDWNRIVLLYDGLTRIAPSPVVELNRAVAVAMASGPEAALRLVDELVTRSPLGNGHLLPAVRAELLARLDRHAEARDDYHRAARLCTNAAERGVLEEKAARQEELLRS, encoded by the coding sequence TTGAGCGAGGCGCGGCGCGTCGTCGATGCCCTCTGGCGGATCGAATCCGCCCGCATCGTCGGCGCGCTCGCCCGCTACACCCGTGACTTCGCACTCGCGGAGGATGTCGCGCAGGAGGCGCTGGCCGAAGCGCTCGTCAGCTGGGAGACCGCGGGCATCCCCGACGATCCGAGCGCTTGGTTGCTGGCGGTCGGTCGGCGGCGAGCGATCGACTCGTTCCGGCGCCGTGCAGGGCGTGACGAGCGCTATGCGCTTCTCGCGCGAGATCTGGACAGCTCGACACCCGGTGCCGACGCCTTGTTCGATCCGGACGCGATCGACGACGATGTGCTGCGCCTGATTTTCACCGCCTGCCATCCGCTGCTCTCGAGAGAGGCGCGCATCGCACTCACTCTGCGGGTGGTGGGCGGATTGACGAGCGAGGAGATCGCCCGGGCGTTCCTCGTGCCGGTCGCCACCGTGCAGGCGCGCATCACCCGCGCCAAGAAGGCCTTGGCCGCCGCGGCCGTGCCGTTCGTGGTGCCCGGGCCCGCTGAGCGTGCCGAGCGTCTCGGCTCCGTCCTGAGTGTTATCTACCTCATCTTCAGCGAGGGATCGTCGGCCTCCAGCGGTGACGAGTGGATGCGGAACGAGCTGGCGCAGGAGGCCCGCCGGCTGGCCCGCATCCTCGTGCAACTCGTGCCCGACCCTGAGGTGTTCGGCCTCCTCGCGTTGCTGGAGCTGACGGCCGCCCGATTCCCGGCCCGCGTGGATGCACGCGGACGGCCGGTGCTGCTCGACGATCAGGATCGGCAGCGCTGGGATCGCTCGGCGATCCAGCGGGGCCGCGCAGCACTGCGCCAGGCGAACGCCTCCGAGAGGGGTCTAGGTGCCTACGGCCTGCAGGCGTCGATCGCCGAGTGCCACGCGATGGCACCGTCAGTGGGGGAGACCGACTGGAATCGTATCGTGCTGCTGTACGACGGGTTGACGCGCATCGCGCCGTCGCCGGTGGTCGAGCTGAACCGAGCAGTCGCCGTCGCGATGGCGTCGGGGCCGGAGGCGGCGCTCCGACTGGTGGACGAACTCGTCACCCGTTCACCCCTCGGAAACGGTCACCTGCTCCCGGCCGTGCGGGCGGAACTGCTTGCGCGTCTGGACCGGCATGCAGAAGCCCGAGACGACTACCACCGCGCCGCACGTCTGTGCACGAACGCAGCGGAGCGTGGCGTTCTCGAAGAGAAGGCCGCCCGCCAAGAGGAGCTCCTGCGATCCTGA
- the helR gene encoding RNA polymerase recycling motor ATPase HelR, whose product MHRLTARLRTLRRFGLDLCLGRMVGADGASPVYIGRLGLTDDAGERLLVDWRSPAAEPFFGATHANPMGVASRRRYRWTRGRISDYWDEVFTPAGLASTAALDDQSAFIASLGASRSTRMRDVLTTIQADQDAIIRAGSRGALVVDGGPGTGKTVVALHRTAYLLYSDPRLEHRRGGVLFVGPHPAYLAYVGDVLPSLGEDSVQTCTLRDLVPEGVTAIAEADAAVARIKATIDVVRIVESAVGYYERPPSVAMTVSTPWAEIPLRPTEWAEAFAAPEPGTPHNDARDVVWGALLDILADEADTDEVPPHLLRRTLAQNEELAGTFARAWPLLDPTGVIADLWMVPAYLRRCASWLAPEQFSTLQRDAGEPWTVPDLPFLDAARLRIGDPEAARRARRREVDLASAKERRDSVIDDLIASDDSEMSIMSMLRGQDFQNTLVDEAGLPSADPDLLAGPFAHVVVDEAQELTDAEWGMLLQRCPSHSLTIVGDRAQARHGFTETWQERLARIGLEHIALAPLSINYRTPDEVMAEAEPVIRRVLPDANVPISIRHSGVPVTYGSTAELDAILAGWRAEHIDGIACVIAISDPRGTSPLDPRVRWVTPELSKGLEFDLVVLLDPETFGDGIEGRWTATSR is encoded by the coding sequence ATTCACCGCCTGACCGCGCGGCTGCGAACCCTCCGGCGTTTCGGCCTCGATCTCTGTCTGGGTCGCATGGTGGGCGCCGACGGCGCCTCCCCCGTCTACATCGGACGTCTCGGCCTCACGGACGACGCGGGCGAGCGACTGCTGGTGGACTGGCGGTCTCCCGCAGCCGAGCCGTTCTTCGGTGCGACCCATGCGAACCCGATGGGTGTGGCGAGCCGCAGGCGTTACCGCTGGACGCGCGGCCGGATCAGCGACTACTGGGACGAAGTCTTCACGCCCGCCGGCCTGGCGAGCACGGCCGCACTCGACGACCAATCCGCGTTCATCGCCAGTCTCGGCGCGAGCCGGTCGACGCGGATGCGTGATGTCCTCACCACCATTCAGGCCGACCAGGATGCGATCATCAGAGCCGGCTCCCGCGGCGCCCTCGTCGTCGATGGTGGGCCCGGCACCGGCAAGACCGTCGTCGCGTTGCACCGCACGGCCTACCTCCTCTACTCCGACCCGCGCCTGGAGCATCGACGAGGCGGTGTGCTGTTCGTTGGACCGCATCCTGCCTATCTCGCGTATGTCGGCGACGTGCTTCCCAGCCTCGGCGAAGACAGCGTGCAGACCTGCACACTCCGCGATCTCGTGCCCGAGGGCGTCACCGCGATTGCGGAAGCCGATGCCGCTGTCGCCCGGATCAAAGCGACGATCGATGTCGTGAGGATCGTGGAGTCGGCCGTCGGATACTACGAACGCCCGCCGTCGGTCGCGATGACGGTCAGCACGCCCTGGGCGGAGATCCCCCTCAGGCCCACCGAATGGGCGGAGGCGTTCGCAGCGCCGGAGCCTGGAACGCCACACAATGATGCCCGCGACGTTGTCTGGGGGGCCTTGCTGGACATCCTCGCCGATGAGGCCGACACCGACGAGGTGCCGCCGCACCTCCTGCGTCGAACACTGGCGCAGAATGAAGAGCTGGCGGGCACCTTCGCCAGGGCGTGGCCGTTGCTCGACCCGACCGGCGTCATCGCCGACCTGTGGATGGTGCCGGCCTACCTGCGGCGCTGCGCATCCTGGCTCGCTCCGGAGCAGTTCAGCACGCTTCAGCGCGACGCCGGCGAACCGTGGACCGTTCCCGATCTGCCGTTCCTCGACGCTGCGCGCCTCCGGATCGGCGACCCCGAGGCCGCGCGACGGGCCCGCCGACGCGAGGTCGACCTCGCCTCGGCGAAAGAGCGCCGTGACAGCGTGATCGACGACCTCATCGCCTCGGATGACTCCGAGATGAGCATCATGTCGATGCTGCGGGGGCAGGACTTTCAGAACACACTCGTCGATGAAGCCGGCCTGCCGAGTGCCGACCCCGATCTGCTCGCCGGTCCGTTCGCGCACGTCGTCGTCGATGAGGCGCAGGAGCTGACCGACGCCGAATGGGGGATGCTGCTCCAGCGCTGCCCCTCGCACAGCCTCACCATTGTCGGCGATCGCGCGCAGGCTCGGCACGGGTTCACCGAGACCTGGCAGGAACGGTTGGCCAGAATCGGGCTTGAGCACATCGCGCTGGCGCCCCTGAGCATCAACTACCGCACGCCCGACGAGGTGATGGCGGAGGCTGAGCCGGTCATCCGGCGTGTGCTCCCCGATGCGAATGTGCCGATCTCCATTCGACACAGCGGCGTGCCCGTGACCTACGGCAGCACGGCAGAGCTCGACGCGATCCTGGCAGGGTGGCGTGCCGAGCACATCGACGGGATCGCCTGCGTCATCGCGATCTCGGACCCGCGCGGAACGAGCCCGCTCGACCCGCGCGTGCGCTGGGTGACCCCGGAGCTGTCGAAGGGACTCGAGTTCGACCTCGTCGTGCTCCTCGATCCCGAGACTTTCGGCGACGGAATCGAGGGGCGGTGGACCGCTACGTCGCGATGA
- a CDS encoding dihydrofolate reductase family protein translates to MRTLIVTEFITVDGVIDSPGGGPHPRAGWSFKEVPFVEAAYELKGREQAEAGAMLLGRVSYDEFAPVWPSMPEFAAYNAMPKYIVSSTLTDPQWNNSSVLRSLDEVARLKEGYGGNILVHGSALLAQGLAAAGLVDRYHLLVFPLLLGSGRRLFADGETTNLELVEHETYSNGVVKAVYDVVR, encoded by the coding sequence ATGCGCACACTCATCGTGACCGAGTTCATCACCGTCGACGGAGTCATCGACTCGCCGGGCGGCGGACCGCATCCGCGGGCCGGCTGGTCGTTCAAAGAAGTGCCCTTCGTCGAGGCGGCGTACGAGCTGAAGGGACGCGAGCAGGCAGAGGCCGGAGCGATGCTCCTTGGCCGCGTCAGCTACGACGAGTTCGCACCCGTCTGGCCGAGCATGCCCGAGTTCGCGGCGTACAACGCCATGCCCAAATACATCGTCTCCAGCACGCTGACCGACCCGCAGTGGAACAACTCCTCCGTGCTGCGTTCGCTCGACGAGGTGGCGCGACTCAAAGAAGGCTACGGCGGGAACATCCTCGTGCACGGAAGCGCGCTTCTCGCCCAGGGTCTTGCAGCCGCCGGTCTCGTCGACCGATACCACCTTCTCGTGTTCCCGCTGCTGCTCGGCAGCGGAAGGAGGCTGTTCGCTGACGGCGAGACGACGAACCTCGAACTCGTCGAGCACGAGACATACTCGAACGGGGTCGTCAAGGCCGTCTACGACGTGGTCCGCTGA
- a CDS encoding ABC transporter permease: protein MTEPVSVRPPVGLALTSLLRADLTVLLRSRVSVVLSLLLPVVILVATSLGTSQGRLGDPAELIGLAITLGLVTSCLLGYSLTLAHDRAVGVLQRLRATPAPTWTVMTSRLVVQIAANLISSLIVVIVGVILHGLAPTVGQYALTLVVAALGAAVFLSIGQALVGLVRSVSAINAIGRILFILLVLVGILGSAGVLGDLVKSISGWTPIGALRTLFSDVLNQAAWSAQDSYALLACAGYIIVFAFIGIRWFRWESS from the coding sequence GTGACTGAGCCGGTCTCCGTTCGTCCCCCGGTCGGCCTCGCGCTGACTTCCCTGCTGCGCGCCGACCTGACTGTTCTGCTCCGCAGCCGCGTGTCGGTTGTGTTGAGTCTGCTCCTTCCTGTCGTGATCCTGGTGGCGACCTCGCTGGGCACGTCCCAGGGCAGGCTCGGCGATCCTGCCGAGCTCATCGGACTCGCCATCACTCTCGGCCTGGTCACCTCCTGCCTTCTCGGTTACAGCCTCACACTCGCGCACGACCGGGCCGTCGGCGTGCTGCAGCGGCTCAGGGCGACGCCGGCTCCGACCTGGACCGTCATGACGAGCCGGCTCGTCGTGCAGATCGCCGCAAACCTGATCTCCTCCCTCATCGTGGTGATCGTCGGTGTCATCCTGCACGGCCTCGCGCCGACCGTCGGGCAGTACGCGCTGACCCTCGTCGTCGCGGCGCTCGGGGCGGCCGTCTTCCTCTCGATCGGCCAAGCGCTCGTCGGCCTCGTTCGCTCCGTGAGCGCGATCAATGCGATCGGCCGCATCCTGTTCATCCTGCTGGTGCTGGTCGGCATCCTTGGCAGCGCGGGCGTGCTCGGCGATCTGGTGAAATCGATCTCGGGATGGACGCCGATCGGCGCCTTGAGGACGCTCTTCTCAGACGTGCTGAACCAGGCTGCATGGAGCGCACAAGACTCGTACGCGCTGCTGGCCTGTGCCGGCTACATCATCGTGTTCGCCTTCATCGGAATCCGCTGGTTCCGCTGGGAGAGCAGCTGA
- a CDS encoding ABC transporter ATP-binding protein, with protein sequence MSDDTGTSGPSALSVEGLRVSYGQQSAVDGVSFEIARGEIFGLLGPNGAGKTSTLSAVEGLVHPQSGRLLVDGIDARQRPLEVKARLGVQLQSSSFQGELSIEQIARLYGGLYGVRLSRDEIRAGMRTIGLDKELGKRFKQLSGGQQQRVALYVATIHDPLLLLLDEPTAGLDPQSRRGLWRRIEQLQKEGSSILLTTHSMEEAQAVCDRVAIIDHGALLTLGTPADLIEKHRADPRVVEVAHGDVTLEDVFIGLTGSEIRD encoded by the coding sequence ATGAGCGACGACACCGGAACGAGCGGGCCGTCGGCGCTGAGCGTCGAAGGCCTTCGGGTGAGTTACGGGCAGCAGTCGGCGGTCGACGGGGTGAGCTTCGAGATTGCCCGCGGGGAGATCTTCGGTCTCCTCGGCCCCAACGGAGCTGGAAAGACGAGCACGCTCAGCGCGGTCGAAGGTCTCGTTCACCCGCAGTCCGGCCGACTTCTCGTGGACGGCATCGACGCCCGGCAGCGCCCCCTGGAGGTCAAGGCTCGGCTCGGGGTGCAGCTGCAGTCGTCCAGCTTCCAAGGCGAGTTGAGCATCGAGCAGATCGCCCGGCTCTACGGCGGGTTGTACGGGGTGCGTCTGTCGCGCGATGAGATACGAGCCGGGATGCGCACCATCGGTCTCGACAAGGAGCTCGGGAAGCGGTTCAAGCAGCTCTCCGGGGGGCAGCAGCAGCGGGTCGCCCTTTACGTCGCGACCATCCACGATCCGCTCCTCCTCCTGCTAGACGAGCCCACCGCCGGACTTGACCCGCAGTCGCGCCGTGGCCTGTGGCGGCGCATCGAGCAGCTGCAGAAAGAGGGAAGCAGCATCCTGCTCACCACGCACTCCATGGAGGAGGCGCAAGCCGTCTGCGACCGGGTCGCGATCATCGATCACGGCGCGCTGCTCACCCTCGGCACACCGGCCGACCTCATCGAGAAGCATCGCGCCGATCCTCGGGTGGTCGAGGTCGCCCACGGCGATGTGACCCTCGAAGACGTCTTCATCGGTCTGACTGGAAGTGAGATCCGTGACTGA
- a CDS encoding Ig-like domain-containing protein — MPKRMSTARRLAVAIALCLTPAIAVGLAPAAFASPVRSAPTEVATGDDWSVTSAPGGYIVTLRLDEPLPMVNDAPTLLVDGKSIGLAAESDDLLSLSVATSDPAVAKATSVTKGWSSGDTEKAQETDSAPATPTVPENKTLLKQLKSLAAPLAAGVPDPAETGAYTVTEAEYDFGDQAVPLAAIGGLRGEVTGKMYLSSASGARPTIILLHGRHTSCSGGGANPLRWPCGPTQMNIRSYLGYEGTARSLASDGYNVLSIAANSVNSNDNQLALDYGAQARGQLILDTLTMLQKASAGTAVSFDDITTAASGVPSTTTTRTLDEALVRATTRADQPAAASGVTAASLVGRFDLKHVGIMGHSRGGEGVVSAATLNQALDTPFGIEAVLPLAPVDFGRMTLPDVPTAVFLPYCDGDVSNQQGQHFIDDSRNAFDDNVLRSAVWVMGADHNFFNTVWTPGLYPAATGDDWSTSDRTSTCATTDPTRLSAAQQYQVGVSYMTGFFRLTMGGEKQFQPLFDGSVKPTTPLTSFADVRVMAKQPQDATSSIAEFTSESTLIRTVGAATATVCTNLTGRTVPQSLPFCAVTKASAQVPHWTPGSFAPNVPEFPATKFLWTGASATDPAVASTGELRVSVPAKQRDVSAFSQLTVKTAPDETVKAGTDFTITVIDGSGASTSVLASTVNPLAVNRMPGGTHTTLNKIVLQQLTIPTSSLTGIDLKDVREVRFKAANGADGTGTGGVYLSDLAFDTPSVGTAVIATRTTVNVGATSVEEGDGPGTADVPVYLSRADKKTITAYVSVLGSATATAGIAMEKVVFAPGETCKAVTVTTAGNKTPSSTPSTAFKVSATNTQNAVMGANAFANLTVREDDGITGSAVALPPVGVQGDVCAELASVHSPSVLATTADDVAPDDTFTATARGYRVGESVAFTFGAADLGRVIADKDGVASLEITVAPDATLGATPVTAIGAAFGHRSAADISVLAPTETTLSFSPAKPAAGDVVTFVATVTGADTAGKVTLLDSGSAPARTITPALSRAVAASDPIVLGSAELVHGVATVTVALPAGTHSVTARFERTATASSSLSDPLTFSVRASGSVGGGSGAAPTDSAGGSASDPLAATGLDIVQWVVGALIVLAIGAGLVWGGRRRRIA, encoded by the coding sequence GTGCCCAAGCGCATGTCCACGGCCCGGCGACTCGCAGTAGCGATCGCACTGTGTCTCACCCCAGCCATCGCGGTCGGTCTCGCCCCCGCCGCGTTCGCATCCCCCGTCCGGAGCGCACCGACGGAAGTCGCCACGGGCGACGACTGGTCGGTGACCTCTGCCCCCGGTGGCTACATCGTCACCCTTCGGCTCGATGAGCCGCTGCCGATGGTGAACGACGCCCCGACGCTGCTCGTCGACGGAAAGTCGATCGGCCTCGCCGCGGAATCAGATGATCTTCTCTCACTCTCCGTCGCCACCTCCGACCCGGCCGTCGCCAAGGCGACGAGTGTCACCAAGGGATGGTCGAGCGGCGACACCGAGAAGGCGCAAGAGACCGACAGCGCACCGGCCACACCGACCGTTCCCGAGAACAAGACACTGCTGAAGCAGCTGAAGTCACTCGCTGCACCGCTCGCTGCCGGCGTACCCGACCCCGCGGAGACCGGTGCGTACACCGTGACCGAAGCGGAGTACGACTTCGGCGACCAGGCCGTGCCGCTCGCCGCGATCGGCGGTCTCCGCGGTGAAGTCACCGGAAAGATGTACCTCAGCAGTGCGAGTGGGGCCCGTCCGACGATCATCCTGCTGCACGGTCGCCACACCTCCTGCTCCGGCGGCGGCGCGAACCCGCTGCGCTGGCCGTGCGGCCCGACGCAGATGAACATCCGAAGCTACCTCGGCTACGAGGGAACAGCGCGGTCTCTGGCCTCCGACGGCTACAACGTGCTCTCGATCGCGGCCAACTCGGTCAACTCCAACGACAACCAGCTCGCGCTCGACTACGGAGCACAGGCCCGCGGTCAGCTGATCCTCGACACGCTCACGATGCTTCAGAAGGCGAGCGCCGGCACGGCGGTCAGCTTCGACGACATCACGACGGCGGCATCCGGGGTTCCCAGCACGACGACCACACGCACACTCGACGAAGCGCTCGTTCGCGCCACGACCCGTGCCGACCAGCCGGCCGCCGCATCCGGAGTCACCGCCGCATCGCTGGTCGGCCGTTTCGATCTGAAGCATGTCGGCATCATGGGCCACTCACGCGGGGGAGAGGGCGTGGTCTCGGCAGCGACCCTGAACCAGGCGCTCGACACGCCTTTCGGGATCGAGGCTGTGCTGCCCCTGGCACCGGTCGACTTCGGCCGGATGACGCTGCCGGATGTGCCCACCGCTGTTTTCCTGCCCTATTGCGATGGGGATGTCTCCAACCAGCAGGGTCAGCACTTCATCGACGACTCCCGGAATGCGTTCGACGACAATGTGCTGCGTTCCGCGGTCTGGGTGATGGGGGCCGATCACAACTTCTTCAACACCGTATGGACACCCGGTCTCTACCCGGCCGCCACGGGCGACGATTGGAGCACCTCCGACCGCACCTCGACATGCGCGACGACGGACCCGACACGTCTCAGCGCCGCGCAACAATATCAGGTCGGCGTCTCGTACATGACCGGGTTCTTCCGGCTGACGATGGGCGGCGAAAAGCAGTTCCAGCCGCTGTTCGACGGCTCCGTGAAGCCCACGACACCCTTGACCTCCTTCGCGGACGTGCGGGTCATGGCCAAGCAGCCGCAGGACGCCACATCGTCGATCGCCGAGTTCACCAGCGAGAGCACGCTGATCCGCACCGTCGGCGCGGCCACGGCGACTGTCTGCACCAACCTCACGGGCCGCACCGTGCCGCAGTCGCTTCCGTTCTGCGCCGTCACCAAGGCGTCGGCGCAGGTACCGCACTGGACGCCGGGATCGTTCGCTCCCAATGTGCCGGAGTTTCCGGCCACGAAGTTCCTCTGGACGGGCGCCTCGGCGACCGACCCGGCTGTCGCGAGCACCGGCGAGCTGCGTGTGAGCGTGCCCGCTAAGCAGCGTGACGTATCAGCGTTCTCCCAACTCACCGTGAAGACGGCACCGGACGAGACCGTGAAGGCCGGAACGGATTTCACCATCACTGTCATCGACGGGAGCGGGGCATCCACGTCCGTCCTCGCCTCGACTGTGAACCCGCTCGCCGTCAACCGGATGCCCGGAGGCACGCACACGACTCTCAACAAGATCGTGCTGCAACAGCTCACGATCCCCACCTCGAGCCTGACCGGCATCGACCTTAAGGATGTCCGCGAGGTGCGCTTCAAGGCCGCGAACGGCGCCGACGGCACCGGGACCGGCGGTGTCTACCTCTCCGATCTCGCCTTCGACACCCCGAGCGTCGGCACGGCGGTGATCGCGACGCGTACAACGGTCAATGTCGGTGCGACCTCGGTCGAGGAAGGCGACGGCCCCGGCACGGCAGACGTCCCGGTGTATCTGAGTCGCGCCGACAAGAAGACGATCACGGCCTACGTCAGCGTGCTCGGGTCTGCGACCGCGACGGCAGGGATCGCCATGGAGAAGGTCGTCTTCGCCCCCGGTGAGACGTGCAAGGCAGTGACGGTCACAACGGCCGGCAACAAGACCCCCTCATCGACCCCGAGCACGGCATTCAAGGTGAGCGCGACGAATACGCAGAACGCCGTCATGGGCGCCAACGCCTTCGCGAACCTCACGGTGCGTGAAGACGACGGCATCACTGGTTCCGCCGTCGCGCTGCCGCCGGTCGGTGTGCAGGGCGATGTCTGCGCCGAGCTCGCCTCCGTGCACAGCCCGAGCGTGCTCGCGACGACGGCCGACGATGTCGCCCCGGACGACACCTTCACGGCGACCGCACGCGGCTACCGTGTGGGTGAGTCCGTCGCCTTCACCTTCGGAGCGGCAGACCTCGGGCGGGTGATCGCCGACAAGGATGGCGTCGCCTCGCTGGAGATCACGGTTGCACCGGATGCCACGCTCGGCGCCACTCCGGTGACGGCGATCGGGGCCGCCTTCGGCCACCGATCCGCCGCGGACATCTCCGTTCTCGCGCCGACCGAGACCACTCTGTCGTTCTCCCCGGCGAAGCCGGCCGCCGGCGACGTGGTCACCTTCGTCGCGACCGTGACCGGTGCCGATACGGCCGGGAAGGTCACCCTGCTCGACAGTGGGAGCGCACCAGCCAGAACGATCACACCGGCGCTCTCCCGGGCCGTCGCCGCGAGCGACCCCATCGTTCTCGGAAGTGCCGAGCTCGTGCACGGAGTGGCGACGGTGACGGTTGCTCTGCCGGCCGGCACCCACTCGGTGACGGCTCGGTTCGAGCGCACCGCCACCGCGAGTTCTTCGCTCTCGGACCCGCTGACCTTCAGCGTGCGTGCGAGTGGTTCGGTTGGAGGCGGCTCGGGCGCCGCACCGACCGATTCGGCCGGAGGCTCGGCAAGCGACCCGCTCGCCGCGACGGGCCTCGACATCGTCCAGTGGGTCGTCGGAGCGCTCATCGTTCTCGCGATCGGCGCCGGACTCGTGTGGGGCGGCCGTCGCCGGCGGATCGCGTAG
- a CDS encoding FAD-dependent oxidoreductase, whose translation MDELVVDTLIIGWGKGGKTLAGTLGRLGRSVALVERSTQMYGGGCINIACVPTKDLVHSAEQRRPSDDPQAWFSASVVGRDTLVEKLRERNHEMLAGVPAVTLIDGRARFTGPHEVEVSAGAERLLVSADTIVINTGTAPARPGIPGAESSPRVHDSESIQHIEPFPKSLVVVGGGYVGLEFAGMFSHFGAAVTVVDRNEQLMPREDRDVADAVAALLAESGVEFLQGATVVQIDEGDAGASVTVEIDDGARTIEGEAVLFATGRRPVTADLGLDAAGIVVDHRGFVVVDERLRTSVPGVFAIGDVNGGPQFTYISLDDNRIVLSQLTGTGERTTADRVAVPSVTFLSPPVARVGLNEIEARASGRRLLRAGKKIVDIAAMPRPKIVGETHGLIKVIVDADTDLVVGATVFSVDAQEVINLIALAMRAGVTASELRDGIWTHPSSTEALNEVLGGLVPLR comes from the coding sequence ATGGATGAGCTGGTTGTCGACACTCTGATCATCGGGTGGGGCAAAGGCGGCAAGACTCTGGCGGGCACCCTCGGCCGTCTGGGGCGTTCGGTGGCGTTGGTGGAGCGGTCGACGCAGATGTATGGCGGCGGCTGCATCAACATCGCCTGCGTTCCGACGAAAGACCTGGTGCACAGCGCCGAGCAGCGGAGGCCGAGCGACGATCCGCAGGCGTGGTTCAGCGCGTCCGTGGTCGGGAGGGACACCCTCGTCGAGAAGTTGCGCGAACGCAATCATGAGATGCTCGCGGGTGTGCCGGCCGTCACGCTCATCGACGGGCGGGCACGCTTCACGGGCCCGCACGAGGTCGAGGTAAGCGCTGGTGCCGAGCGGCTCCTCGTGAGTGCCGACACGATCGTGATCAACACCGGGACCGCGCCGGCGCGCCCGGGGATCCCCGGCGCCGAGTCCAGCCCGCGGGTGCACGATTCCGAGTCCATTCAGCACATCGAGCCGTTCCCGAAGAGTCTCGTGGTGGTGGGCGGCGGCTATGTCGGCCTCGAGTTCGCCGGCATGTTCTCCCATTTCGGCGCGGCAGTGACCGTCGTCGATCGCAACGAGCAGCTGATGCCCCGGGAAGACCGCGATGTCGCAGACGCCGTGGCCGCACTTCTCGCGGAGTCCGGCGTCGAATTTCTGCAGGGTGCGACGGTGGTGCAGATCGACGAGGGAGATGCTGGCGCATCGGTCACCGTCGAGATCGACGACGGAGCCCGGACCATCGAAGGCGAGGCCGTGCTCTTCGCCACCGGCCGTCGCCCCGTCACGGCCGACCTCGGATTGGATGCCGCCGGTATCGTTGTCGACCACCGCGGATTCGTCGTCGTCGACGAAAGGCTCCGCACCTCGGTTCCCGGGGTGTTCGCGATCGGCGATGTGAATGGTGGTCCGCAGTTCACCTACATCTCACTGGACGACAATCGCATCGTCCTGTCCCAGCTGACCGGCACGGGTGAGCGCACAACGGCCGACCGCGTCGCCGTGCCGTCCGTCACCTTTCTCTCGCCGCCGGTCGCTCGGGTCGGTCTGAACGAGATCGAAGCGCGCGCGAGCGGGCGGCGGCTTTTGCGTGCCGGAAAGAAGATCGTCGACATCGCGGCCATGCCACGACCGAAGATCGTCGGCGAGACGCACGGGCTGATCAAGGTCATCGTCGATGCCGACACCGACCTGGTGGTCGGCGCGACCGTCTTCTCCGTTGACGCTCAGGAGGTGATCAATCTCATCGCCCTTGCCATGCGGGCCGGCGTGACGGCGAGTGAGCTGCGTGACGGGATCTGGACGCATCCGTCGAGCACCGAAGCCCTGAATGAAGTGCTCGGCGGGCTGGTGCCCCTGCGCTGA
- a CDS encoding winged helix-turn-helix transcriptional regulator codes for MAARDYGQYGGVSQALELVGERWALLIVRDLLVGPRRYGELAAGLPRIPSNILAARLKELQAAGILRRAPHSRVIVYELTAYGHELEPVVVALGAWGFKAMREPRDEQIVTPDSMAIDLQAAFRPEVAANLPSTAYGAHFGTGELLIRVDGPHLAVQRGGGQVDLAFSAGPGIHRLIAGELEPEFALAAGAVKVLRGPDHLLGRFANTFHLAA; via the coding sequence ATGGCCGCACGCGACTACGGGCAGTACGGCGGGGTCTCGCAAGCCCTGGAGCTCGTGGGCGAACGCTGGGCGTTGCTCATCGTTCGCGACCTGCTCGTCGGGCCGCGCCGCTACGGTGAGCTCGCCGCCGGGCTCCCCCGCATCCCGAGCAACATCCTGGCGGCGCGGCTCAAGGAGCTGCAAGCGGCGGGGATCCTTCGCCGGGCTCCGCACTCTCGGGTGATCGTCTACGAGCTGACCGCGTATGGGCACGAACTCGAGCCCGTCGTGGTCGCGCTCGGAGCATGGGGGTTCAAAGCGATGCGCGAACCCCGCGACGAGCAGATCGTCACGCCGGACTCGATGGCGATCGACCTCCAGGCCGCCTTCCGTCCTGAGGTGGCAGCGAACCTGCCGTCGACCGCCTATGGGGCGCACTTCGGCACCGGCGAGCTTCTCATCCGGGTGGACGGCCCCCATCTGGCCGTGCAACGTGGGGGCGGCCAGGTCGACCTCGCGTTCTCGGCAGGGCCGGGCATCCACCGACTCATCGCCGGCGAGCTTGAACCAGAATTCGCGTTGGCCGCCGGCGCAGTCAAGGTGTTGCGCGGTCCTGACCACCTTCTCGGCCGTTTCGCGAACACCTTCCATCTGGCGGCCTGA